In Cryptomeria japonica chromosome 10, Sugi_1.0, whole genome shotgun sequence, a genomic segment contains:
- the LOC131079202 gene encoding uncharacterized protein LOC131079202, whose translation MEKGLSKEHDEEGYDNVLAISEEVIEKESISSHSALDNDKEVEVADGDEDISNVENRGHLFEKKMTASDVCNKLHRLVIPKHHVERHFPKDKLEDCLTFVDTSDSREWKFRFVFWKSSKSYALTTKWIDFVKYKDLKRGDTVYFSKDSKMPSDKFYITVHVSQDLMSNDCVQEQSGSDKLLKERLHTPSSSLRSLAVTTVSICEPKELMKSDEKGRVDQNTDHIFYPCHQKTSNCFHGSQQLEKRKAMEDESEKKSDDVDLKLFGFEISASPKAQRLMGDPKEKKQKDGEVGIESKEKEVSGIEIVPEVNGQNDEEDLDLTLRL comes from the coding sequence GGTTTGTCAAAGGAGCATGATGAAGAAGGGTATGATAATGTTCTTGCTATTTCAGAAGAAGTAATTGAGAAAGAAAGCATATCCAGTCACAGTGCCCTTGATAATGATAAGGAAGTAGAGGTAGCAGATGGTGATGAGGATATATCTAATGTAGAGAATAGGGGGCATCTATTTGAAAAGAAGATGACTGCTAGTGATGTCTGCAATAAATTACACAGGCTAGTGATCCCAAAACATCACGTTGAACGTCATTTTCCTAAGGATAAGTTGGAAGATTGTCTCACATTTGTTGATACAAGTGATAGTAGAGAATGGAAATTTAGGTTTGTATTTTGGAAGAGCAGCAAGAGTTATGCGCTTACAACAAAATGGATAGACTTTGTCAAATATAAGGATTTGAAAAGAGGAGATACTGTTTACTTTTCCAAGGATAGTAAGATGCCAAGCGATAAATTTTACATTACAGTCCATGTCTCTCAGGATTTGATGAGCAATGATTGTGTGCAAGAGCAATCTGGTTCTGATAAGTTACTTAAGGAGAGATTGCATACCCCATCTAGTTCACTAAGATCACTAGCTGTGACAACTGTGAGTATTTGTGAGCCCAAAGAGTTGATGAAATCTGATGAAAAAGGGAGAGTAGATCAGAATACAGATCACATATTTTATCCATGCCATCAGAAAACCAGCAATTGTTTTCATGGGTCTCAGCAACTTGAAAAAagaaaagctatggaagatgaaagtGAAAAGAAGTCAGATGATGTTGATCTAAAGCTATTTGGGTTTGAAATCAGTGCTAGTCCAAAAGCACAAAGACTAATGGGggatccaaaagaaaaaaaacagaAAGATGGTGAAGTTGGAATTGAGTCCAAAGAAAAAGAGGTATCTGGGATTGAAATTGTTCCAGAAGTCAATGgacaaaatgatgaagaagactTGGACTTAACGTTGAGACTCTGA